The proteins below are encoded in one region of Pseudomonas putida NBRC 14164:
- a CDS encoding 2-hydroxyacid dehydrogenase → MKKTVLAFSRITPAMAERLQQDFNVILPNPKLGDINAQFNEALPEAHGLIGVGRKLGRAQLEGAARLEVVSSVSVGYDNYDLDYFNERGIALTNTPDVLTESTADLGFSLVMGCARRTAELDAWTKAGNWQATVGPALFGSDVHGKTLGIVGMGNIGAAIARRGRFGFNMPVIYAGNSRKTALEQELGAQFRSLEQLLAEADFVVIVVPLSDATRKLISARELKLMKPSAFLINIARGPVVDEAALIEALQNGTIRGAGLDVYEKEPLSDSPLFKLPNALTLPHIGSATAETREAMANRAMENLRAALLGERPRDLVNPQVWKG, encoded by the coding sequence ATGAAAAAGACCGTCCTGGCCTTCAGCCGTATCACCCCGGCCATGGCCGAGCGCCTGCAGCAAGACTTCAACGTGATTTTGCCCAACCCCAAGCTGGGCGACATCAACGCCCAGTTCAACGAGGCCCTGCCGGAGGCCCACGGTCTGATCGGTGTCGGGCGCAAGCTGGGCCGTGCGCAGCTTGAAGGCGCGGCCAGGCTGGAGGTGGTGTCCAGTGTGTCGGTCGGCTACGACAACTACGACCTGGACTACTTCAACGAACGCGGCATCGCCCTGACCAACACCCCCGATGTACTCACCGAAAGCACCGCCGACCTGGGCTTCTCGCTGGTCATGGGCTGCGCCCGCCGCACTGCCGAACTGGATGCCTGGACCAAGGCCGGCAACTGGCAGGCCACCGTGGGCCCGGCCCTCTTCGGCAGCGATGTGCATGGCAAGACGCTGGGTATCGTCGGTATGGGCAACATCGGAGCCGCCATTGCCCGTCGCGGCCGGTTCGGCTTCAACATGCCGGTCATCTACGCGGGCAACAGCCGCAAGACCGCGCTGGAGCAAGAGCTGGGCGCGCAGTTCCGCAGCCTGGAGCAGTTGCTGGCAGAAGCGGACTTCGTCGTCATTGTGGTGCCATTGTCCGACGCCACCCGCAAGTTGATCAGTGCGCGTGAACTGAAGCTGATGAAACCAAGCGCGTTCCTGATCAACATCGCACGCGGGCCGGTGGTGGACGAAGCCGCGCTGATCGAAGCGCTGCAGAACGGCACCATTCGTGGGGCAGGCCTGGATGTGTACGAGAAAGAGCCGCTGAGCGATTCGCCGCTGTTCAAACTGCCCAACGCGCTGACCTTGCCGCACATCGGTTCGGCCACTGCCGAAACCCGTGAGGCCATGGCCAACCGCGCGATGGAGAACCTGCGCGCGGCTCTGCTGGGTGAACGGCCGCGGGACCTGGTGAACCCGCAGGTGTGGAAGGGCTGA
- a CDS encoding LysR family transcriptional regulator, translating into MDTLQNMRAFSCVAQLGSFTAAAAQLDTTTANVSRAVSNLEAHLQTRLLNRTTRRIALTEAGKRYLMRCEQILTYVEEAEAEASDAHARPAGQLKVHSMTGVGQHFVVDAIARYRESHPDVTFDLTMANRVPDLLDEGYDVSIVLATELPDSGFVSQRLGITYSIVCASPDYIARHGSAQKPADLLKHACLRMVSPVIPLEKWLFDGPEGQEMVNITSSPFMVNTADAMKTAIRSGMGVGVLPIYSAIDGLRDGSLVRVLPEYRLQELNLYAIYPSRQYLDAKIKTWVEYLRNSLPEILAAHEADLKTHQVLIAN; encoded by the coding sequence ATGGACACCCTGCAAAACATGCGTGCTTTCAGTTGCGTAGCCCAGCTTGGCAGCTTTACCGCTGCTGCCGCGCAACTCGATACGACCACCGCGAACGTGTCGCGGGCGGTCTCCAACCTGGAAGCCCATCTGCAAACAAGGCTGCTCAACCGTACCACCCGCCGCATTGCGCTGACCGAGGCCGGCAAGCGCTACCTGATGCGCTGCGAACAGATTCTTACCTATGTGGAAGAAGCCGAAGCCGAAGCCAGCGATGCCCATGCCCGCCCGGCCGGGCAGCTGAAGGTGCACTCGATGACCGGGGTGGGCCAGCACTTCGTGGTCGATGCCATTGCCCGCTACCGCGAATCGCACCCGGACGTCACCTTCGACCTGACCATGGCCAACCGCGTGCCCGACCTGCTTGACGAGGGCTATGACGTGTCCATCGTGCTGGCCACCGAACTGCCCGACTCCGGGTTCGTGTCGCAGCGCCTGGGCATCACCTACAGCATCGTCTGCGCCTCGCCCGACTACATCGCTCGCCACGGCAGTGCGCAAAAGCCCGCCGACCTGCTCAAGCACGCCTGCCTGCGCATGGTCAGCCCGGTGATCCCGCTGGAAAAATGGCTGTTCGACGGCCCGGAAGGCCAGGAGATGGTCAACATCACCAGTTCGCCGTTCATGGTCAATACAGCTGATGCCATGAAGACTGCCATCCGCAGCGGCATGGGCGTAGGCGTGCTGCCGATCTATTCGGCCATCGACGGCCTGCGGGATGGCAGCCTGGTGCGGGTGCTGCCCGAATACCGCCTGCAGGAGCTGAACCTGTACGCCATCTACCCGTCGCGGCAGTACCTGGATGCCAAGATCAAGACGTGGGTCGAGTACCTGCGCAACTCGCTACCGGAGATTCTCGCGGCCCATGAGGCGGACCTGAAAACCCATCAGGTGCTGATCGCCAACTAA